One window of the Dendropsophus ebraccatus isolate aDenEbr1 chromosome 12, aDenEbr1.pat, whole genome shotgun sequence genome contains the following:
- the RPL28 gene encoding large ribosomal subunit protein eL28, giving the protein MSAHLQWMIIRNCSSFLIKRNKQIYSTEPNNLKARNSFRYNGLIHRKTVGIEPAADGKGIIVVLKKRAGQRKPIQSYEKITINKNSRATLSSVRHIIRKNKYRKDLRMAALRRASAILRSQKPVVVKKKRTRAAKTA; this is encoded by the exons ATGTCGGCTCACTTGCAGTGGATGATCATCAGGAACTGCTCCAGTTTCTTGATTAAGAGAAACAAGCAAATTTACAGCACT GAGCCCAACAATCTGAAGGCCAGGAACTCCTTTCGTTACAATGGACTTATCCACAGGAAAACAGTTGGCATTGAGCCTGCTGCTGATGGAAAGGGTATTATCGTTGTCCTGAAGAAGCGTGCTG gCCAACGTAAACCTATTCAATCATATGAGAAAATCACCATCAACAAGAACTCACGTGCCACACTCAGCAGTGTGCGCCATATTATTCGCAAGAATAAGTACAGGAAAGATCTCCGTATG gctgccCTTCGTCGTGCAAGCGCAATCTTGAGGAGCCAGAAACCAGTTGTGGTGAAGAAGAAACGTACCCGTGCTGCCAAGACTGCATAA